The following coding sequences lie in one uncultured Mailhella sp. genomic window:
- a CDS encoding outer membrane homotrimeric porin yields the protein MKKLATLLLAAGMTAAAASPASAVDVKVDGRYQFQFQTGSEGFHGQNTDYALQRVRLGLTFIASENLSGYFQLQAGTHDWGTDTTGNSVDVTMRQAYVDWTVPSTDIKVRMGRHAFDLPAYASVSSMIADLVADGVVVSVPFADRYNVTGFWTRMARDANGEGDVTDVNAPKYDLFGLVGNASFDGLTVSPWAIYGTKGDATYVDGTRFSPSNLTDQGNISGQGRADIAIFGAGFEWKPFDPVTLALDAAYGFVKYDESDDQEGWYAVGKAAYATSFGEPTLLAWYASGDNRGRDENSGQIPIIYGDFNGTSTYFDNTFGPVGGHRYSFGGTWGVSAQMNGMSFIDGLTHDFSVTWFAGTNNKYNGDYGSGYDYLTTEDSAVEFDLLSTYEIYKNLHAALELAYIIEDFDTNPAHGRGDEDFKNDWRAALHFEYKF from the coding sequence ATGAAAAAACTGGCTACTCTCCTTCTGGCGGCAGGCATGACGGCTGCCGCCGCCTCTCCCGCTTCTGCCGTTGACGTCAAAGTGGACGGCCGCTATCAGTTCCAGTTTCAGACCGGTTCCGAAGGCTTCCACGGGCAGAACACCGACTATGCGCTCCAGCGCGTGCGTCTTGGCCTGACCTTCATCGCCAGCGAGAATCTTTCCGGCTACTTCCAGCTTCAGGCCGGAACCCACGACTGGGGCACCGACACCACCGGCAACAGCGTGGACGTAACCATGCGTCAGGCCTACGTCGACTGGACCGTGCCGAGCACCGACATCAAGGTGCGCATGGGCCGTCACGCCTTTGATCTGCCCGCCTACGCGAGCGTTTCGTCCATGATTGCCGATCTCGTGGCCGACGGCGTGGTGGTCTCCGTGCCCTTTGCCGACCGCTACAATGTGACCGGCTTCTGGACCCGCATGGCGAGAGACGCCAACGGCGAGGGCGACGTCACCGACGTCAACGCGCCGAAGTATGATCTGTTCGGTCTGGTGGGCAACGCGTCCTTCGACGGCCTTACCGTGTCCCCGTGGGCGATCTACGGGACCAAGGGCGACGCCACCTACGTGGACGGCACGCGCTTCAGCCCGTCCAATCTGACCGATCAGGGCAACATCAGCGGACAGGGCCGGGCCGACATCGCGATTTTCGGCGCGGGCTTCGAGTGGAAACCCTTTGATCCCGTCACTCTGGCGCTCGACGCGGCCTACGGCTTCGTGAAGTACGACGAATCCGACGATCAGGAAGGCTGGTACGCCGTGGGCAAGGCCGCCTACGCCACGAGCTTCGGCGAACCCACTCTTCTGGCCTGGTACGCTTCCGGCGACAACCGGGGCCGCGACGAGAATTCCGGTCAGATTCCCATCATCTACGGCGACTTCAACGGCACGAGCACCTACTTTGACAACACCTTCGGTCCCGTGGGCGGCCATCGTTACAGCTTCGGCGGCACGTGGGGCGTGAGCGCGCAGATGAACGGCATGTCCTTCATCGACGGGCTGACCCACGATTTCAGCGTGACCTGGTTTGCAGGCACGAACAACAAGTACAACGGCGACTACGGCAGCGGCTACGACTACCTCACCACCGAGGATTCCGCCGTGGAATTCGATCTGCTCTCGACCTACGAGATCTACAAGAATCTGCATGCGGCGCTGGAACTTGCGTACATCATTGAGGATTTTGATACCAATCCCGCGCACGGCCGAGGCGACGAGGACTTCAAGAACGACTGGCGCGCCGCGCTTCATTTTGAATACAAGTTCTAA
- a CDS encoding tail fiber domain-containing protein: MMEREYLHGVAHVKKVGDTLYIASEGEGVVDEKTVIAAGSDTPRNLAERFGDVVNVKDFGAVGDGVTDDTISINAALKHAGDSGGGVVSLVQGENYLITSKLLSFDRVQLDGHGATIISHVPSGFIFEAHGSLGDEVRISEKPVSSASDKSKTVIKTVISHDFSIGDRIIIQAARDALAEDSGKYRTGTPTGSTETCQWAEVLTVNKIVSPAEFECTGTLIYPYYLPEREDGVDVSAQPTQRQYTTVRKADFLHGVEVKNITFEVYGGTQGYDNTLLFDLCEGAVAENVTIVKCGEDSHGRGIEFCNCFASKAVRCTIDASQVFHENVNVTHTYDNHFTFASCWYCSAEYVTSLHSGQNFDATYSIPTAPTGVRCPCIGIEVAGAVCHGSTDNAGTNHSGAWGCSYRNCRFTQYAIGMLVRSPYTVVDGCSFYGDVSTGETGTFAIQLSEPTINGCVITNNIFHGSRGIRLYPFTARSEIPKSRHLGILISGNSFFDTDYGVYFDDVPDEYAYEGGDSSAAYTDYACGVLGIDIRGNLFSNIKGRVIRIGLFCNGVTFCGNTIKDFEPDTPLFGVNTLHTYFYATDNIVLGTSNAMMTVFAELSEDDPRNAKLDPNYLTHDMFTGNRYQNMEVPVSSLATGQTGTNNSFIDTIYGAKKGLYIRRAYEIGPSVSVARFKLGIGQESTFDFAQHQFATTADNALSLGSGIYRWKQVYAATDSINTSDAREKQDVAEYPDAVLDAWGEVELRQFLFRDAVSAKGEAARIHAGVVAQQVMEVFEKHGLDATRYGLFCHDTWDDEYETVEVVDEPAVLDSEGNEVAPARTHAEKRLVTAAGDRYGIRYSEALCLEAAYQRRRAERLEASVSGLETRLAALETAVGRGSAAQ, from the coding sequence ATGATGGAACGGGAATATCTGCACGGCGTGGCTCACGTGAAAAAGGTCGGCGACACCCTGTACATCGCGTCCGAAGGCGAGGGCGTTGTCGACGAGAAAACCGTGATTGCCGCGGGCTCCGACACGCCGCGCAATCTGGCGGAGAGGTTCGGGGACGTTGTCAACGTCAAGGACTTCGGCGCCGTGGGGGATGGCGTCACGGACGATACAATATCAATAAATGCTGCACTAAAACACGCGGGCGACTCTGGCGGAGGTGTGGTATCTCTTGTTCAGGGAGAGAATTATCTCATCACGTCTAAGCTGCTTTCCTTTGACCGTGTGCAGCTTGACGGCCATGGTGCGACTATCATCTCTCATGTTCCATCAGGTTTTATTTTTGAGGCTCATGGTTCTCTTGGTGATGAAGTTCGCATCTCTGAGAAGCCGGTATCCTCAGCTTCCGATAAATCAAAGACGGTTATAAAAACCGTCATCTCGCATGACTTTTCTATAGGCGACAGGATTATCATTCAGGCTGCACGAGATGCACTGGCTGAAGATTCAGGCAAATACAGGACCGGTACTCCTACCGGAAGCACGGAAACATGTCAGTGGGCGGAAGTCCTGACGGTGAACAAAATCGTTTCGCCTGCGGAGTTTGAATGTACAGGCACACTGATATACCCGTACTATCTTCCTGAACGAGAAGATGGAGTTGATGTAAGCGCTCAGCCTACGCAGAGACAGTACACAACTGTACGAAAGGCCGATTTCCTGCACGGTGTGGAAGTCAAGAACATCACGTTTGAGGTGTACGGCGGAACTCAGGGATATGACAACACATTGCTTTTCGACCTGTGCGAAGGGGCCGTGGCTGAGAACGTAACCATCGTCAAGTGCGGTGAGGATTCTCATGGACGTGGTATAGAGTTCTGTAATTGCTTTGCCTCAAAAGCAGTGCGCTGCACAATTGATGCGTCTCAAGTGTTCCATGAAAATGTGAATGTCACGCACACCTACGACAATCACTTCACATTCGCTTCCTGCTGGTACTGCTCTGCGGAATATGTGACATCTCTGCACAGCGGCCAGAATTTCGATGCGACATACTCCATACCTACTGCACCGACCGGCGTGCGCTGTCCGTGCATCGGCATTGAGGTAGCAGGAGCGGTGTGCCACGGCAGCACAGACAATGCCGGAACCAATCACAGCGGTGCATGGGGATGCTCGTATAGAAATTGCCGATTTACGCAGTATGCCATTGGTATGCTTGTGCGTTCTCCATACACCGTTGTAGATGGGTGCAGTTTTTACGGCGACGTATCTACAGGAGAAACAGGGACTTTTGCTATTCAGCTTAGTGAACCGACTATCAACGGATGTGTAATTACCAATAACATCTTTCACGGCAGCAGAGGAATACGGCTTTATCCGTTTACTGCCAGGTCTGAAATTCCTAAATCCCGTCATCTTGGAATACTCATTTCTGGAAACTCATTTTTTGATACTGATTACGGCGTGTATTTTGATGACGTTCCTGATGAGTACGCTTATGAAGGCGGAGATTCTTCTGCTGCATATACAGACTATGCCTGCGGCGTTCTTGGTATAGATATACGAGGAAACCTCTTCTCGAATATAAAAGGACGAGTTATTCGTATTGGCCTATTTTGTAATGGAGTTACGTTCTGCGGAAATACCATAAAGGACTTTGAACCCGACACTCCGCTGTTTGGTGTAAACACGCTGCATACTTATTTTTATGCAACAGATAATATAGTATTGGGTACTTCCAATGCTATGATGACAGTATTTGCAGAACTGTCCGAGGATGACCCAAGAAACGCCAAACTTGACCCTAATTACCTAACACACGACATGTTTACCGGAAACCGTTATCAGAACATGGAAGTTCCGGTCTCATCCCTTGCAACCGGCCAGACCGGGACCAACAACTCGTTTATTGATACAATATACGGCGCAAAAAAGGGACTTTACATAAGGCGTGCTTATGAAATAGGTCCGTCTGTTTCTGTTGCACGATTCAAACTTGGCATAGGACAGGAAAGCACTTTCGACTTTGCACAGCATCAGTTTGCAACAACGGCAGATAATGCACTGTCGCTTGGTTCCGGGATTTATAGATGGAAGCAGGTATATGCTGCAACAGATTCCATCAACACCTCCGATGCGCGCGAGAAGCAGGACGTTGCCGAGTATCCCGACGCCGTGCTGGACGCCTGGGGCGAAGTGGAGCTTCGGCAGTTTCTGTTCCGCGACGCCGTGTCCGCCAAGGGCGAGGCGGCCCGCATCCATGCTGGCGTTGTGGCCCAGCAGGTTATGGAGGTCTTCGAGAAGCACGGCCTCGACGCCACGCGCTACGGTCTTTTCTGCCACGACACATGGGACGACGAATACGAGACTGTGGAAGTCGTGGACGAGCCTGCCGTGCTGGATTCTGAGGGCAACGAAGTTGCGCCCGCAAGGACGCATGCAGAAAAGCGCCTTGTGACTGCCGCAGGCGACCGCTACGGCATAAGGTACTCTGAGGCTCTCTGCCTTGAAGCGGCGTATCAGCGCAGAAGGGCGGAGCGGCTTGAGGCGAGCGTGTCCGGCCTTGAAACGCGCCTTGCCGCGCTGGAAACGGCGGTGGGCAGGGGCAGCGCGGCGCAGTAA